CGATCAGATTCCCCTGCGCGATGGCAGCAGTCTTGATTTGCGCGGTCTGCACGCCAACGGTGTTGACCACCTGGGAGAACATCTCGGTAATGTTCATCGTGCCGCGGCCCAACACCTTTGCAGTTTGCAGTTGAGCCAGCTTCAGGGCGTTCTTGCCGTTGCTGTCGCCGCCGGCGGCGTCAGCCGCGGCAATCTTGTCGGGATCCGTGATCAGCACTTGCAGGTCGCGGGCCGCGTCGCGCGTGGGGGACAAGGACCACTTGTCACCCGCCTGAGGCGGTGCGTCGATCGTCAAGGTCACGCCCATTTCGGACCGCAGGTCGAGCGTCGCCGAGGGCGGCGTGCCGGTGGCCGGGCCGTTGTAGACTTGCGTGCCTTCCGGCATGCGCAACACCCGGTAAGAACTGCCATCGAACGAGATTTCGTAGTCTTTGGCGTTGATGTTGTTCAGATCGGTGAACTGACCGGAAATCTGCGCGTTGCCCTTGTTGTTCGCGTTCGGCACGCCCTGCGGGTTGCTGATGCCGAAGAAGTCCGTGCCGGGCTTGCCGCTTTGGTCGAGCCCTTGCTTATGCTGTTCGTTGAAGGACAAAGCCAGGCCTACCGCCATCTGGCCCAATTGGCTCTGCATGACGTCCAGGGACGATGCCCGGAACTGGAGCAGGCCGCCGAGCTTGCCGCCGGTCACTTCCGCATCATTCAATTCCACCGCAACCGTCTTGCCGGCGCCGGCAGGCAAGGTGTAGGCGATGACAGTACGGCTAGTATCCTGGGACGAAGACACCGCCTGCAAGGGGTAGATCGTATTGCCCGACAGCAGCGCCTGGCCGCCGTTGGCCAGCGAAATGCTGATCTTGTCGCCTTGTTCGTAGGTGGTGACGCCCACCAGCTGGTTCAGTTCCATCACCGCCTGGTCGCGCTGATCCAGGAGATCGTTCGGGGGGCTGCCGCCAGCCTTGCCCGTCGCCAGCGAAATCTGCTGATTCAAGTCGTCGATACGCGACAGATAGCTGTTGACCTGGTCGACCGTGGTCGTGATCTGCGCATTCAAACCCATGCGCTGGTTCTGCATTTCCGAATAAGCCGAACGGATCTGCGTGGCCAGGCTATTGGCTTTTCCCAACAGATCCTGGCGTGCGGCCGGGTCAGCCGGCTTGCTGGCGACCGTGTTCATGCTGGTAAAGAAATTGGTCAGGCCGGGAGCGATGCCCACCGTGCGGTCAGCAAACAGATTATTGATCTGCGAGACCTGGTCGAACTGGGTCTGAAGCTGGGCGCCGCTACCCTGCGCGCCGACCAGTTGCTTGTACAGGAAACTGTCGTAGCTGCGCACGACGGTGTCGACCTGCACGCCACGGCCGATGAAGCCGTTGCTGGTGGCCTGAGCGCCGGCGGTCGAAACCATGACGCGCTGGCGGTTGTACCCGGCCGTGGTGGCATTGTTGATATTGTGGCTGGTGGTGGCCAAGCCTGCCTGAGCGGCGTTCAGCCCGCCCAGTGCCAATTTATACATGTTCATGCTGACAATGCCCCGTATTTAACCGCTGATATGCCTGGATATCCAATTAACGGCAGGAGGTGATCGGAATTTAGAGTCCTTCCAGCATCTGGCGAGAAATTTCCACCTTGGATGCCGCGCCTCGCAGCTGGCTCATCACGCCGATCAATTTTTGCGCGTACTGCGGATCGGTCGCATAGCCCGCATCCTGGATCCGGCGCGCCGCCTCGATCTCGTTTCGCGCCTGCGTGACACCCTCGTAGCGCGGGCTGTTGCCGATCAGCCGGGCGTAATCCGCGAACGATTCCTCGTAGGACGCGTAGGCGCGGAAAGGTTGCGTCACCTTTTTCGCCACGCCATCTTCGTATTCGGTGGTCAACACGTTGACGACCTGACCCTTCCAGCTGGAACCCGCCTTGATGCCGAACAGGTTGTAGCTGGTGCTGCCGTCCTGGTGCTTGATCTCGCGCTTGCCCCAGCCCGACTCCAGCGCCGCCTGGCCCATGATCAGGCGGGCCGGCACGCCGCTTTGCTGGGAAGCGAGATTGGCGGCGCGCGACATTTTGGACACGAAAGAGACCACGTGGTCGGGCGCGCCTTCCGCGGCGGCCAGCGCCCGGTTCTGCGCGCTGTTGTTGCGCATCACATTCAACAGGGCCGAGACTTCGCGCGAGCCGGCCGAGCGGAAATCGAGATCCGAACCCTCTCCCAGGCGCTTGACGGCATCCGCGCCCAGCTCGCCGGGCTTGCCCTGCTGCATCTGCGCCAAGATGGCACCAGACAATCCGATGCCGGGCGACGCCAGATGCAAGGCCAGTTGCTCGTCCGCCATGGACTGCAGCATCTGCGTCTGCTGCGAGTCGAACAGCCCCTCCTTGGGCGTCGCCTCGCGCATGCGCTTGACCATCATCTGCAGGAACAGGGCCTCGAACTGCTTGGCGACCTGCTTCTGCTGCTCCGTCCCCTCAGGATCTTTCTTGACGTCGCGCTTCAAGTCCGACAGGCGGCCCATGTCGAAGACCGAATCCTGCCGGCTGGCGCCGCGCGCCGCATCATTGGTGTAAGCCATGGCCGTCAGATGATTTCCAGTTCGGCGCGCAAGGCGCCGGCCGTCTTCATGGCCTGCAGAATCGCCAGCAGGTCCTGCGGCGTGGCGCCCAAGGCGTTCAAGCCCTTGACCACGTCCGCCAGATTGGCGCTGGTGCTCACGCGCTGCAGGGAGCCGTTTTCCTGGCGCACCTCGATCTGGGTATTGGGCACCACTACCGTCTGCCCTTCGGTGAACGGCGTGTCAGGCTGAGACACCTGGTTCTGGCGATTGATGATGACCGACAGATTGCCGTGCGCCACGGCGGCCTCTTCGATCATGACGGTACGGTTCATGACGACCGAACCCGTGCGCGCATTGATGATGACCTTGGCCACGGTGGGCGCGCGCGTCACCTGCAAATCTTCGAGCTGCGACAGGAAACGCGCCTGCGACGCCTGGTCCATCGGCGTACGGACCTGCACCACGCGCCCGTCCAGGGCGGTAGCGGTGCCTTGGCCGAACTTGCGGTTCAACGCCATGGACACATTCTGCGCCGTACCGAAATCGGTGTTGTTCAGTTCCACGTAAACGTAGCCGTCGCGCGAGAACGTGGTGGGCACGCCGCGCTCGACAATGGCGCCGGCGCTGATGCGTCCGCCGTTCAACTGGTTGATCTGCACGCTGGAACCGCCGGCGGAGGCGCCCGCGCCGCCCACCAGGATATTGCCCTGGGCGATGGCGTAGACCTGGCTGTCGGCGCCTTTGAGCGGAGTCATCAGCAACGTGCCGCCGCGCAGGCTCTTGGCGTTACCCATGGACGACACCACCACGTCCAGCGTCTGCCCCGGGCGGGCGAAAGCCGGCAGCGTGGTCGTGACCATGACCGCGGCCACGTTCTTCAACTGCATATTGCTGCCGGGCGGAACGGTGATGCCCAGCTGCGACAGCATATTGGTCAGACTTTGCTGCGTGAACGGCGTCTGCCGCACCTGGTCACCGCTGCCGTCCAGGCCCACGACCAGGCCATAGCCGATCAGCTGGTTGCCCCGCACGCCCTGGATTGAAGCCAGATCCTTGAGCCGTTCGGCGTGTGCCGCGCCCGCGCCGGCCACCAGCCCGACCGAAATGCAGACGCGCGCCAACAAGGACACCAAGGCGGATATCGGATTCGGTTGTTTCATGTTCAGAACGGCGAAGCGATCAGGAAGAAGCGTTGCAGCCAGCCCATGGTCTGGACTTCGTCCATGACGCCTTTGCTGCGGTACTCGATGCGGGCGTCGGCCACCTGCGTGGACGACACGGTGTTGGTGCCGGTGATGGAGCGCGGATCGACCACGCCGGAGAAGCGCACGAATTCGCTGCCCCGGTTGATGGCGATCTGCTTTTCGCCCGCGACCTGCAGGTTGCCATTGGACATCACCCCCACCACCGTGGTGGTGATGGTGCCGGTAAAGGCATTGTTCGCCGTGCTGTCACCCTTGCCCTGCGACACATTGCCGCCCTTGGCGTCGGTGTTCAGGTTGGCGTTGGCCCAACTGTCCATGAAGGACGGCGCAGCCGCGATGCCCAGGGAGGCGCTGCCGCTACGGTTGGTGTTGGTGGCGACGTTCTTGGAAGCGTTGGTCTTCTCGTTCAGGACGATGGTGACGATGTCGCCCACGTTGCGCGGCCGGCGGTCCTCGAACAAGGGATAGTTGCCGTATGTCGTAGGCTGATAGATCGAGCCCGTGGGCTGCGCCATGGCCGTAGGCGGAGGCGGCGGCACCGCCGTCGTCGGCCCGGTCACGATGGGCTCGGGCGGGATCATGGCGCAACCGGCCACCAGCATAGCCAGGGCCGCACTCGATACCAGGCGCAGAACAGACATAAGCATCACAGTTGAGTCAGGCGAGCCAGCATTTCGTCCGAGGTCTTGACGGCCTTGCTGTTCATTTCGTACGCGCGCTGCGTGGTGATCATGTTGACCAGTTCTTCGGCGACGTTGACGTTGGAGGTTTCAACGTACTTCTGCATGATCGAACCGGCGCCATCCACGCCAGGCTGCAACAGGTTGGCGGGTCCCGAAGCGTCGGTTTCCAGGTACAGGTTTTCACCTACGCTCTGCAACCCGGTGGGGTTGATGAACGTCGCGATCTGCAGCTGACCGATCTGTACGTTGATGCCAGCGGCGCCGGGCTGCGTAACCGAAACGATGCCGTCGTTGCCGATGGAGATCGACAGCGCATTGTCGGGGATGTTCATCGGCGGCTGGATCACGTAGCCGCTGACGGTCGTCAACTGGCCGTTCTGGTCGCGTTGCAACGCGCCGTCTCGGGTGTAGGCCTGGGTGCCGTCAGGCAGTTCGACCTGCAGGAAACCGCGGCCGTTGATGGCGATGTCCATCTCGCTGCCGGTGTTGTTCAGGTTGCCCGCAGTGTGGATGCGCTCGGTCGCTGCAACGCGCGCACCAGTACCCAGTTGCAGGCCCGACGGCAACTGGGTGGCGTCGCCGACCTGGGCGCCAGGCTGACGCAGCGTCTGGTACATCAGGTCCTGGAACACGGCGCGGCCGCGCTTGAAGCCATTGGTCGAAACGTTGGCCAAGTTGTTCGAAATCACGTCCATGGAGGTCTGCTGACCTTCCAGACCCGTCTTGGCGATCCACAACGAACGCATCATGATGAAGTACTCCTGGTGTCGCGGCCCGGCCGCGCGCAAAAATTGTTTCTAGTTCAGTTGCCGTATCAGGCGCTTACCGACAGGATGCCGTTGGCGCGCTCGGCGTTGCGGTCGGACTGCTGGATCACCTGCATCTGCTGCTCGAAGCGGCGGGCGTTGGCGATCATGCCCACCATCGCCGCCATCGGATTGGTATTGCTGCCTTCCAGCACGCCCGACAACAGCCGCAGGCTGGGGTCGGCGGGTACCGGAGGCGCAGGCTGGCCATTGACGGGCGCCATGCGGAACACGCCGTCGTCGCCGTGCACCAGCTGCTCGTTCTGCGGGTTGGCCAGTTTGATCCGGCCCAGGTTCAGAATGTTGTTCGGCGCGTCACCGGCGCCGATGGCGGTAATGGTGCCGTCCGCGGTGATCGTCAGCGCAGCCTGGTCGGGTACGTCGATGGGACCGCCCTGGTCCGACAGCACGGGTTGACCGAGAGAGGTCTGCAACAGGCCATTGATGCCGACCTGCAGGCTGCCGGCGCGGGTGTAGGCCTCGCCTTGCGGCGTCTGCACGGCGATCCAGCCGCGCTCGCTGGACAACGCCACGTCCAGATCCCGGCCCGTCGTCTGCATATTGCCCATCTGGAAGCTGTTGCGCGGCGTGGACGCCACCGTCGAAACACGCGTGGGCAGACTCGTCCCGTCCGTGACGGGCACGGAACGGTACAGCGCGATCTGCTCGCGGAAGCCCGCCGTGTTCACGTTGGCCATATTGTTGGAAAGCGCGGCCTGATGCTCGGTGATGCGCGCCGCGCCATTCATGGCGGTGTAGATGATACGGTCCATTGCCTATTCCGTCGGTGTCTTCTCGTGCCTGCCGGGCTTACTTCAGGCTCATCAGGACTTGCATGATTTCGTCCTGGGTCTTGATGGTCTGCGAGTTGGCCTGGTAGGTGCGCTGGGCAATGATCATGTTGACCAGTTCCTTGCTCATGTCGACGTTGGACGCTTCGGTAGCCTGGCCCACGACCCGGGACAGGCCGTTGGTGCCGGGCTGGCCCAGGATGGGCTGACCCGAAGCGGCCGTCTCAGTCCAGGCGTTGTTGCCCACGGGCTGCAGGCCCTGCAGGTTGGAAAAGTCCGCCAGCACGATAGTGCCAACGACCTGGGTCTCGCCGTTGGTGTAGCTGGCGACCAGGCTGCCGTCGGCACTGATATTGATGCCGCTGAATTCACCCGAGGTGTAGCCGTCAGGTTTGGCCACCAGCTTGTAGGCGCTGCCGTATTGGGTGGTGCCTGCGTAGTTCATCGCGATGTTGATCGGATCGGCGGGCGTGGCGCCGCCCCCCGGGGCGGCGAACGACAGGTTCACCACCGGCGCGCTGGTCATCACGCCGGCTTTGTTGAACGTGAACTTCTGGGGATTGCCCCAGACGCCGGCTGCTTCAGTGGTAGGCGCCATGGCCTGGCCGTCCATTGTGTAATAGACGTCGTAGATGCTGTTGCCCGCCGCGTCCGCCGGACGCTTCACGAAGTACTGCATGACCTGGTGGGAATTGCCCAACGAGTCGAACACGGTCATCGGCGACGCGTTGGTGTAGGTGCTGGACAGCTTGGGGTCGAACGGCTTGCCGGTTTCGACCACGGCCGCCACGTACTCGGTGAACGATGCCATTTTCGACAGATCGCCGGTGACAACGCCCGTGGCGCTCACCGTCACACTATCCGCACCATTCGTAAAAGTACCGGCGGGGGGCAACCCACCACCCGGGGGAACCGTATCCACCAGCGTGGCGACGCCGGTAGCGTCGCGAGTGAAGGAATACACGGTGCCGGGGGCCGCGCCCAACGTGACCGTTCCAGGGACTGGAGCCTTGGTTTGCGTATCCACCTCGTAGATGACCTTCGCATTGGCATCCAGGTTCGCCACGGTCGTTCCCGTCGACGTCGCCTTGGGCGCCACGTTGGCCGTCGGAAGCTGCAATTCCACCGGATTCGCCCCGATCGCGCCCGCCGGATAGCCCGTCATGCGATAGCCCTGCGCGTTCACGATGAAGTTGTTCTTGTCGACCATGAACTCGCCGTTGCGGGTGTACATCACGGCGCCGCTTTGGTCGGTGACGCGGAACATGCCTTTGGCGCCATCGATCGCGATGTCGTACTCGCCGCCACCGCCGTTCACCGCCCCTACCGTGAAGCGCTGGCTGATGCCGGCAACCTTCACGCCCAGGCCAACGCGCGAACTGGCATAGACGTCAGCAAACGACGCAGTCGACGACTTGAAGCCGACCGTGCCGGAGTTGGCGATGTTGTTGCCGATGACGTCCAGGTTCTGCGCCGCGGCGTTCAAGCCGCTCAATCCTTGTCCGAAACCCATGTTTGTTCTCGCTAATCTTTAACTAGGGGAAGCCGCCGCCCATGCGCCGGCACCAATGCATTGCGCCAGCTTCAGGCGCCGATCACCTTGCGCACGTCCAGCATGCTGGTCTGGCCTTCCAGGCCCAGATCCAGCCTCAGGCCTTCAGTGGAGTACGCGACGCTCTTGACCTGGCCGTAGCTCAGGACTTCCGCATTCACTTTCTTGCCGTCGGCATCCGTGGCCAGGACGGACACGGTGTACGCGCCCGGTTCCAGCACCACGCCGTTATCGTTCTTGCCATCCCACGACAACGTGTACACGCCGGGCTTCTGGTCCTTCGTTTCGATCGTGCGCACGACCGCGCCGTTGGAGTCGGAAATGCGAATCTGCACCTTCTGGGCATCGCCCTGCAGGTCCAGACCATAAGGCGTGACGACACGGGCCTCGGGATGTTCCGCATCCACGCCGGACTTGATCTTGGAACCAGGGATCAGCACGCCCTTGCCTATCATGGCCACGGCGTTCATCGACTGAGACACGTCGATCTGGCCGCTGATGGCGAGCATGGTGTTCTTCAGGTTGGTGATGCCTTCCACCGTGGAGATCTGGGCCAGCTGGGAGGTCAGCTCGGCGTTTTGCATCGGATTCAGGGGATCCTGGTTCTGCAGCTGCGTGACCAGCAGTTTCAGGAACTGGTCCTGCAGGCCTTGCGCCGTGCTGCTGCTATTGGCGCCAGTTTGAGCCAGGCCCAAGCCGGTTTTGCTCGTCGATTGGTCGATAGTGGTCATGGATTAACTGGTTCCGGAAATTAGGACTGGCCGATGGTCAGGGTCTTCTGCATCAACGCCTTGGCGGTGTTGAGCACTTCCACGTTTGCCTGGTAAGAGCGCGAGGCCGCGATCATGTTCACGGTTTCGGCCACCGGGTCGACATTGGGCATGCTGACGTAGCCCTGGGCGTCGGCCATGGGGTGCTGCGGGTCATAGACCTGCTTCAAGGGAGACTGGTCTTCGACCACGCCAGCCACGCGCACTCCGCCGATCTCCTGGCCCAGCGCCTGACCGGCCGGGGGATTCACCTGGAATACCACCTGACGGGCGCGGTAGGGTTTGCCGTCGGGGCCGACCACGCTGTCGGCGTTGGCCATGTTGCTGGCCGCCACGTTCATGCGCTGCGATTGCGCGCTGAGCGCCGAACCAGCGATATCGAAAATGCTCAACAAGGACATTGCCTGCCGCTCCCTTTAAAGAATCATTCCTGAATTGCGGCCATCATGGTCCGGATACGGCCAGACAGCATCTGCATCGTGCTTTGGTAATGCAGGGTGTTATCCGCGAACTGCACCCGTTCGATGTCCATGTCCACCGTGTTTCCATCCATGCTGGGCTGGTACGGCAAGCGGTACAGGAGGTCGGTCGGCCCCTGGGATACGGCCTTGGCCGGAATATGGCGCGCGGACGTCAGCGTGAGCGAGGTATCGGGCAAGCGTTTGGTGCCTTCCATGGCGTTGGCCATGGCCGTCTTGAAGTCGAAATCGCGCGCCTTGTAGTTGGGGGTATCGGCGTTGGCGATGTTCGACGACAGCACTTCCTGGCGTTGCGCGCGCAGCCCCAGGGCCTGCTGGTAAAACCGGAAATCTTCATTGAGCCTGTCTAGCATCGGGGCGCCTTGGTGCGTTGCAATTCGGACAAAACAAGGGACCGGACAGACCGTTATCCCATTGGATGACGGCATCATAGGGGCCGGGGAGGCGACACAATCAGCCAAATAACCCGCCATTTCTCATCCAATTCACGTATTGCCGAATGCCGCGGACTTCTACAATTCCTCCATCATGAAAATATCCGCACCCCGACTCCGCGCGCGCGCCATCTGCCTGGCCGCCCTGCTGCTGCCCCTGGCTGCCGCGCAGGGACAGGAAGCGGCGACTCAGGCTCCCGAGGCCATCGCCCTTGCGGCGCAGACCTATCTACTGGACCAACTGGCTGGCCTGCCCGGGCAGCCTTCGGTAGCGATCGATCCTCCGCGCGCAGAACGCCTGACGCCTTGCGACGCCATGTCCCCGTTCATGCCATCTGGCATGAAGCTGCGCTCGCGCATGACGGTCGGGATACGTTGCAACGCGCCCAAACCATGGACGGCTTATGTCCAGGCGACAGTCAGCGTCCCGGGCCACTATTACGTCGCCGCTCGCATGATTGCCGCCGGACAGGCCCTGACACCGGACGACCTCGCCCCTAGGGACGGCGATCTGGTCACCCTGCCCCCGGGCGCGATCACGGATCCACAGACCGTGGTAGGCATGACCGCCGTTCACCGGATCAACGCCGGGCAAGCGGTGCGGGGCTCCGGGTTGCGCAACGCACAATCGGTGATCCGGGGCGCCAATGTCCGCATCAACGCTCGCGGCAAAGGTTTCGTAGTCAGCAGCGAAGGCCAGGCGTTGGACAACGCTGCGCCGGGCGCCACCGTACAGGTGCGGACCGCGGGCGGCCAAGTGGTCAGCGGCGTGGTGCGCAATGCCGGCCTGGTCGAAATACAACTGTAATTACTGTTACATATTGCATTGCACCAGGAAACCGCCCTCCCCTAAAGTTCCGTCCGGCCCTGCCGTTACAGAGGCATAAGTAGGCGAATCCGTCGCACAACCGACCCAGGACGCCCTGCGGAGATAATCTTGAAGATCAATTCCACCACCAACCGCCCCCTTTCGGCTGACACCGTCGCGCCCCGCGCTGACTCGGCGGTTGCCCAGGCCTATGGCGCCGGCAGCGCCAGCGGCTCCAGCAGCTCGCAGGTGGCGCTGAGTTCGGCATCGCGCAAGCTGTTGGCGCTGCAGAACGGATCCAATGACATCAACGTCGAACGCGTGGCCGCCATCCGCGCCGCCATCGCTTCGGGTCAGCTCAAGATCGACACGGGCCGCATCGCGGACAGCCTGATCGCCAGCGCCCGAGACCTGTTGAAGTAACCCGCAACCTTCCGATCCGAGCAGCATGACCATGAGCACCGTAGACGCCCTGCAATCCTGCATGCAGCAGGAAGACACTCTGATCACCGAGTTCTCGACCGTTCTGGAAGAAGAGACTGAAGTGCTGGTGGGGCTGGGAACCGTCGGTGTGCTGCAGGAAATTACGGAGCGCAAGGGCGGCCTCGCCCGCAAGCTCGTGGATCTGAGTCAGGTCCGTGATTCCCTGCTCGCAGAAATTGGATTGCCGGCTGGGCACACCGGCACCGAACAAGCAGCCGTTCTGCACCCGCAACTGTCGGGCGTGTGGCAATCCCTGCTAAGCAAATCGGCGGCCGCCAACGAAATCAACCTGCGCAACGGCGCCCTCATCGACGTTCACCTGCGCTATACGCAGCAATCGCTGGACGCCCTGCGCAATGTGGGTGCGGCTGGCGGAGCTCCGTCCACGTACGATGCACGCGGCCGCGGCGCCCGTGGCACCCCTGGCCGCAAGCCTATCGTTGCCGGCTGAACTGCGGTACGGGCCGAATCAGCGCTGATTGATCGGCTACTGGACGGACGCCGCGCACGCGCCGTCCTTCCGCCAGAATCCCAGCCCTGAGCTCCTGCAATCGGACTACGGCGGCCATTGTCACTACGTCCCCGTCATCTCCAGCATCGCGTACATCTTCAACAAGGCCACCGGCAGCACACGGCCGGACAGCTTGCGGTCCGTTCCCATGATGCCTGACAGAGGGGCGCGCACCATATCCGCCCCAGCTGTATGCGCCAACTGCCAGCAAGCCGCGCCCATCTGGCCCGCCATCAGGGATTGGCGTGCCAACGCGTCAGCGCCATCCACGGCGGGCAAAGCCTGCCATGCGCTCGCCATATAGCGAAAGCCCGCCTTGGCCTCATCCTGCAACACCAGCCAGCGCGCCACGGTAGCGGCGTCTGCCTGAGACGCAGGAAGATTGGTCATGCCGAACAATTGTCCCGCCACCTCGCCGCTGACCGTATCGATCAAGCGTGCGCAGACCAGCCTCACAGGTTCGCCGCCGCTGCGGCCCGGCAACGTCACTTCCGTGCCGGAGGCCCACAACGCCAGCGGCACACGCTTGCCACCCTGCACGGTGTGCAGCCCCGGCATATCCCCGGGCTGACCGACCGGCAGATAGCCCACGCTCTTGCCCACGGCATTCAGATTGGTCGGGCAGTCATCCTGGATGACACGCTGGCCGCCGGCGCTACGCGCCACCCAGGCGACGCCTTGTTCGCTCAGGGTCGGCCACAAGGCGGCGGTGCCGGCTTCCAGCATGTGCACGACGGGCACTCGCGCCAGTTTTTCGGCCAGCCAGGTCACGCGCGTCTGCAACGCCAGGGCCGCATCCGGCTGGGCGGGCGCCGCCGGCGCGAATGAGGACAGCATGCCGTGCGGCAACACTAGCTGCTGCGCGGGTGCCGCCAGGGCGGTCCCGCGATCGCTCATCAGCAGCGCGCCCAGCAGTGCACCTCCAGGCAACCCCTCGCCCGTCAAGGAGGCTTTGCCGTGCACGGCAAGCAGATGCCGTCCGCAGACGGAGGAAAATTCGCGGCGCGCCATCGCCAAAGGCTCGTCACCCAGCGCGGCGAGGCCTGCGCCAGAACCATCCCCGACATAGCCACGCCAGGATGCGCGAGCCTGCACGCAGGCCGGGTCGCTTTCGAGCCAGGCAATGGCATCGTCCAGATTCTGCGCGGCCTCGATGGAGCCTGCGCCGCCTTGCGGCCGCAAGATGGCCGATGCCAGCAATTGCCGCTTGCGGACAGGATCCGCACTTTCGGGTTCCCGCGACGCGGACACCAGTGTCGCCAGGTCGGCCTCGCTAGGGGTGTATAGCGCGCGGGCGCGCTCGACCATCGAGAAAGCGCGGTCGATCAGCACGTCGGCGCGAGCCAGCTCCATGTGTTCAGGCACCTTTTGCCCGACCGACATGTAATGGATCGGCAAACGATGACGGATGGCCGTATCCAGCGCCGCGCCCAGGCGGGTAGCCTCGTCCAGCTTGGTAATGATGCAGCCGGCGACATCCTCGCCCACGCCATTGCGATACGCATGCGCCACTTCATCCAGCGTGTCGCCCTGGCTGGCCGCGTTGAGCACCAGCAGCCGGCGCACCGGCTTGCCCGCATTGCACAGCATGGCCGCCTGCTCCGCCACCTGGCGGTCGCGCTGGCTGATGCCAGTGGTATCGATCAGCACGATCTTGCGGCTGCCCAACTCAGCCAGGATGCGGCGCAGCTCGCCCGCATCGCGCACCGAATGGGCGGGCACGCCCATCAAGCGTCCGTAAATCTGCAACTGTTCCAGCGCGCCGATCCGGAAATTGTCGGTGGTCAGCATCGCGACCTGCTCGCGGCCCTCGCGCGCCACGCAACGCGCGGCCAGCTTGGCCAGCGTGGTCGTCTTGCCCACCCCAGTCGGGCCGACCAGGGCGTATACGCCGCCGGCCAGGAACTCATCTTCGGAACGCAGCACCGGGAGGTGGGTCACCAGCTCGTTGCGGGCCCAGCTCAGCGCCGCTTCCGGCGTCATTCCTTCCGGGAGGCGCTCCACCAGGGTGCGCACCAGCTTGGTGCTGAACCCCGCGTCCAGCAGGCTGCGGAACAGCGCCGCGCCCGCGGGTTCCCGGCCCGGTCCTTGGCGGCCGCCCCAGAGCAGGCCGTCCATGCGGCTTTCCAGAGCGCCACGCAGTGCGCTGATGGCGTCCTGCAGTCCCGCTGCGGCGTCAGCCGGCATCGCCGCAGGCGGCAAAACCGGCGGTTGGCGCAACGGCGCATCCGGCATGCGGGCCATCGTAGGCGCGGGTGCCGGTTGAGGGGCGGCCGGCGTGTAAGGCGCCGGTGCCGATTGGGGCGTGGCTGGCGTATAAGCCGCAGGCGCCGGAGCCGCGCTTGCAGGCACGCCCGAATAGGCAGCGGCAGCCGCCGGGGCCTGCCCGGCGGGCGCAACAGCATACGCGGATGATGCCGCAGGAGCGCCAGGCGCGGCAGCGGATGCGGCGGACTGATCAGCGGGGACCTGGCGCAACGGCGGCAGGGATGGCAATTCAACCCGCACGGGCGCCGCCGGCTGGGGCGCGATAGGAGCAACCTGGGGCGCTTCATCTTCAGGCTGTGTCGAAGATGCGTAAGCGGTCTGGTATGCGGCGATCGAACGCGACGGCGCCGCGTATCCGCCCTGGGGCATCACGGGCGCGGGCGCACGTCCCGCCTGCTCAGACGCATCGAAACGCATGCCTGCCGGCGCGCCCGCAGGTGGCAGCGGCCGCGCTTCGAGCGGCCGGACGGGCGCAGCTTCC
The sequence above is drawn from the Achromobacter xylosoxidans genome and encodes:
- a CDS encoding flagellar basal body rod protein FlgF, with product MDRIIYTAMNGAARITEHQAALSNNMANVNTAGFREQIALYRSVPVTDGTSLPTRVSTVASTPRNSFQMGNMQTTGRDLDVALSSERGWIAVQTPQGEAYTRAGSLQVGINGLLQTSLGQPVLSDQGGPIDVPDQAALTITADGTITAIGAGDAPNNILNLGRIKLANPQNEQLVHGDDGVFRMAPVNGQPAPPVPADPSLRLLSGVLEGSNTNPMAAMVGMIANARRFEQQMQVIQQSDRNAERANGILSVSA
- a CDS encoding flagellar hook-basal body complex protein; the encoded protein is MGFGQGLSGLNAAAQNLDVIGNNIANSGTVGFKSSTASFADVYASSRVGLGVKVAGISQRFTVGAVNGGGGEYDIAIDGAKGMFRVTDQSGAVMYTRNGEFMVDKNNFIVNAQGYRMTGYPAGAIGANPVELQLPTANVAPKATSTGTTVANLDANAKVIYEVDTQTKAPVPGTVTLGAAPGTVYSFTRDATGVATLVDTVPPGGGLPPAGTFTNGADSVTVSATGVVTGDLSKMASFTEYVAAVVETGKPFDPKLSSTYTNASPMTVFDSLGNSHQVMQYFVKRPADAAGNSIYDVYYTMDGQAMAPTTEAAGVWGNPQKFTFNKAGVMTSAPVVNLSFAAPGGGATPADPINIAMNYAGTTQYGSAYKLVAKPDGYTSGEFSGINISADGSLVASYTNGETQVVGTIVLADFSNLQGLQPVGNNAWTETAASGQPILGQPGTNGLSRVVGQATEASNVDMSKELVNMIIAQRTYQANSQTIKTQDEIMQVLMSLK
- a CDS encoding flagellar hook capping FlgD N-terminal domain-containing protein, yielding MTTIDQSTSKTGLGLAQTGANSSSTAQGLQDQFLKLLVTQLQNQDPLNPMQNAELTSQLAQISTVEGITNLKNTMLAISGQIDVSQSMNAVAMIGKGVLIPGSKIKSGVDAEHPEARVVTPYGLDLQGDAQKVQIRISDSNGAVVRTIETKDQKPGVYTLSWDGKNDNGVVLEPGAYTVSVLATDADGKKVNAEVLSYGQVKSVAYSTEGLRLDLGLEGQTSMLDVRKVIGA
- the flgC gene encoding flagellar basal body rod protein FlgC, whose translation is MSLLSIFDIAGSALSAQSQRMNVAASNMANADSVVGPDGKPYRARQVVFQVNPPAGQALGQEIGGVRVAGVVEDQSPLKQVYDPQHPMADAQGYVSMPNVDPVAETVNMIAASRSYQANVEVLNTAKALMQKTLTIGQS
- the flgB gene encoding flagellar basal body rod protein FlgB, whose protein sequence is MLDRLNEDFRFYQQALGLRAQRQEVLSSNIANADTPNYKARDFDFKTAMANAMEGTKRLPDTSLTLTSARHIPAKAVSQGPTDLLYRLPYQPSMDGNTVDMDIERVQFADNTLHYQSTMQMLSGRIRTMMAAIQE
- the flgA gene encoding flagellar basal body P-ring formation chaperone FlgA, translated to MKISAPRLRARAICLAALLLPLAAAQGQEAATQAPEAIALAAQTYLLDQLAGLPGQPSVAIDPPRAERLTPCDAMSPFMPSGMKLRSRMTVGIRCNAPKPWTAYVQATVSVPGHYYVAARMIAAGQALTPDDLAPRDGDLVTLPPGAITDPQTVVGMTAVHRINAGQAVRGSGLRNAQSVIRGANVRINARGKGFVVSSEGQALDNAAPGATVQVRTAGGQVVSGVVRNAGLVEIQL
- the flgM gene encoding flagellar biosynthesis anti-sigma factor FlgM; protein product: MKINSTTNRPLSADTVAPRADSAVAQAYGAGSASGSSSSQVALSSASRKLLALQNGSNDINVERVAAIRAAIASGQLKIDTGRIADSLIASARDLLK
- a CDS encoding flagella synthesis protein FlgN; translated protein: MSTVDALQSCMQQEDTLITEFSTVLEEETEVLVGLGTVGVLQEITERKGGLARKLVDLSQVRDSLLAEIGLPAGHTGTEQAAVLHPQLSGVWQSLLSKSAAANEINLRNGALIDVHLRYTQQSLDALRNVGAAGGAPSTYDARGRGARGTPGRKPIVAG